A single Paraburkholderia sp. FT54 DNA region contains:
- the gsiD gene encoding glutathione ABC transporter permease GsiD: MSTTATEPTTAQAAKAERAIRTPWSEFWRKFRKQHVALGAGIFVLLLIAVAIAAPHIVPYDPENFFDYDALNAGPSAAHWFGVDSLGRDIFSRILAGSRISLEAGFLSVAIGAVIGTFFGLLAGYYEGWWDRITMRVADVLFAFPGILLAIGVVAILGNGMINVICAVAIFSIPAFARLVRGNTLMLKQLTYIEAARSIGASDWTIIVRHILPGTISSVVVYFTMRIGTSIITAASLSFLGLGAQPPTPEWGAMLNEARADMVTAPHIALFPSLAIFLTVLAFNLLGDGLRDALDPKLDRP; encoded by the coding sequence ATGAGCACGACCGCCACCGAGCCGACCACGGCGCAAGCCGCCAAAGCAGAACGCGCGATCCGCACGCCGTGGAGCGAGTTCTGGCGCAAATTCCGTAAGCAGCACGTGGCGCTCGGCGCCGGCATCTTCGTGCTGCTGTTGATCGCGGTCGCGATCGCCGCGCCGCATATCGTGCCGTACGATCCGGAGAATTTTTTCGACTACGACGCGCTGAACGCGGGGCCGTCCGCGGCGCACTGGTTCGGCGTGGATTCGCTGGGCCGCGATATCTTCAGCCGCATTCTGGCGGGCTCGCGTATTTCGCTCGAAGCGGGGTTTCTCTCTGTTGCGATCGGCGCGGTGATCGGCACGTTCTTCGGCTTGCTGGCCGGCTACTACGAAGGCTGGTGGGATCGCATCACGATGCGTGTCGCCGACGTGCTGTTCGCCTTTCCCGGCATTCTGCTGGCGATCGGCGTGGTGGCGATTCTCGGCAACGGCATGATCAACGTGATCTGCGCGGTCGCGATCTTCAGCATTCCGGCGTTCGCGCGGCTCGTGCGCGGCAATACGCTGATGCTCAAGCAGCTCACGTATATCGAGGCGGCGCGCAGCATCGGCGCGTCGGATTGGACCATCATCGTGCGACACATTCTGCCGGGGACGATTTCGTCTGTGGTGGTGTACTTCACGATGCGCATCGGCACGTCGATCATCACCGCGGCGAGTCTGTCGTTTCTCGGACTCGGCGCACAACCGCCGACGCCCGAGTGGGGCGCGATGCTCAACGAAGCGCGTGCCGACATGGTCACGGCGCCGCATATCGCGCTGTTTCCGAGTCTGGCGATCTTCCTGACCGTGCTGGCGTTCAACCTGCTCGGCGATGGTTTGCGCGATGCGCTCGATCCGAAGCTCGACCGGCCATGA
- a CDS encoding P1 family peptidase, whose protein sequence is MKSSELRNAPHIGELPCGPLGTIADVQGVTVGHCTLDQGDVQTGVTVIRPHDGDPFLAKVPAAASVINGFGKSVGLVQVEELGTLETPIALTNTFGVAAVAQAQIRAAIRANPRIGREWSTVNPLVFECNDGYLNDIQALAVTAQHFDDAYAAANADVASGSVGAGRGMSCFDLKGGIGNASRVVSAAGRSYTVGALVLANFGRLPMLAIDGMPLGRGLVERHAKAAALSGALAAKPEQGSIIMIVATDAPLDARQLKRLSLRAAAGLARTGSVYGHGSGDIALAFSTAYAVPHGADFITLPPLLADERLDPLFRACADSVEQAILDALWSAASLTGRDGHRRLSLRDAVPDLAQLLKPNP, encoded by the coding sequence ATGAAGTCGAGTGAGCTTCGAAACGCACCGCATATCGGCGAACTACCATGCGGTCCGCTCGGCACGATTGCCGATGTGCAGGGCGTGACGGTCGGACATTGCACGCTCGATCAAGGCGACGTGCAAACCGGCGTGACCGTGATTCGTCCACACGACGGCGATCCGTTTCTCGCCAAGGTGCCCGCGGCGGCGTCGGTGATAAACGGGTTCGGCAAGAGCGTCGGACTCGTGCAGGTCGAGGAGCTCGGCACGCTGGAGACGCCGATTGCGTTGACCAATACGTTCGGCGTTGCCGCCGTCGCGCAGGCGCAGATTCGCGCGGCCATTCGCGCGAATCCGCGGATCGGACGCGAGTGGTCGACTGTCAATCCGCTGGTGTTCGAATGCAATGACGGTTACCTGAACGATATCCAGGCACTGGCCGTCACCGCGCAGCATTTCGACGATGCGTATGCAGCGGCCAACGCGGATGTTGCGAGCGGCTCGGTCGGCGCGGGCCGGGGCATGTCGTGCTTCGATCTGAAGGGCGGCATAGGCAATGCGTCGCGCGTGGTGAGCGCGGCGGGCCGTAGCTATACCGTCGGCGCACTCGTGCTGGCGAACTTCGGCCGCCTGCCGATGCTGGCCATCGACGGCATGCCGCTCGGCCGTGGGCTGGTCGAACGCCATGCCAAGGCCGCGGCGTTATCGGGCGCCTTGGCGGCGAAACCCGAGCAAGGTTCGATCATCATGATCGTCGCCACCGACGCGCCGCTCGACGCGCGCCAACTCAAACGTCTCTCCTTGCGCGCGGCGGCGGGTCTCGCGCGCACCGGCTCGGTGTACGGCCACGGCAGCGGCGATATCGCACTCGCGTTTTCGACGGCCTACGCCGTGCCGCACGGCGCCGACTTCATCACGCTCCCGCCGTTGCTCGCGGACGAGCGTCTGGACCCGCTCTTTCGCGCGTGCGCGGACAGCGTCGAGCAGGCGATTCTCGATGCCTTGTGGAGCGCTGCGTCCTTGACCGGGCGCGACGGCCATCGACGTCTATCGCTGCGTGACGCAGTGCCCGATCTCGCCCAACTACTCAAGCCCAATCCCTGA
- a CDS encoding M55 family metallopeptidase, whose product MKVLISTDIEGIAGVFHPEQTRAGNGEYEAARRWMTLEANAAIEGAFAGGATHVWVNDSHGGFRNLLPDLLDARAQAVLGKPRTLGMMAGLEYGAALVFMIGYHAMSQTRGILAHTINSFAFARVSLNGVEVGEAGVYGALAEEYGAQVALLSGDDVFAEETAPRFPGARFVVTKSATGHASGVTQSPANARAAIEAAAREVVQQHLAKGHARESTRTEAKSVECELRVQTSALADLFCQWPTLTRVDAVTLRFGAASAEHAVRMLNCLSAMSFMLR is encoded by the coding sequence ATGAAAGTCCTCATTTCCACCGACATCGAAGGCATTGCCGGTGTGTTTCATCCTGAGCAAACGCGCGCGGGCAACGGCGAATACGAAGCCGCGCGCCGCTGGATGACGCTCGAAGCCAATGCTGCGATTGAAGGCGCCTTCGCCGGCGGCGCGACGCACGTGTGGGTCAACGACTCTCACGGCGGCTTTCGCAATCTGCTCCCCGACCTGCTCGACGCGCGCGCCCAGGCGGTGCTCGGCAAGCCGCGCACGCTAGGCATGATGGCCGGGCTCGAATACGGCGCGGCGCTGGTCTTCATGATCGGCTATCACGCGATGTCGCAAACGCGCGGCATCCTCGCGCACACCATCAACAGCTTTGCGTTCGCGCGCGTTTCGCTGAACGGTGTCGAGGTCGGCGAGGCGGGCGTGTACGGCGCGCTGGCTGAAGAATATGGCGCACAGGTCGCGCTTTTATCCGGCGACGACGTCTTTGCCGAAGAAACCGCGCCGCGTTTTCCGGGCGCGCGCTTTGTCGTCACGAAGAGCGCGACGGGGCATGCAAGCGGCGTCACGCAATCGCCGGCAAACGCGCGCGCCGCTATCGAAGCCGCCGCGCGTGAAGTGGTTCAGCAGCATCTCGCGAAGGGACACGCGCGCGAATCCACACGCACCGAAGCGAAGTCGGTGGAATGCGAACTGCGCGTGCAAACCAGCGCGCTTGCCGATCTGTTCTGCCAATGGCCGACGCTCACGCGCGTCGATGCTGTCACGCTGCGCTTTGGCGCGGCGTCGGCGGAACATGCGGTGCGCATGCTCAATTGCCTATCGGCCATGTCGTTCATGTTGCGCTGA
- the poxB gene encoding ubiquinone-dependent pyruvate dehydrogenase, with protein sequence MGKQTIADYLAKTLAAAGIERIWGVTGDSLNGLSDSLQRLGSIRWMHTRHEEVAAFAAGADAAATGKLAVCAGSCGPGNLHLINGLYDCHRNHQPVLAIAAHIPSSEIGLGYFQETHPQELFKECSHYVELVTNPSQFPRVLARAMRTAIEERGVAVIVLPGDVALGEAPDETPAWAGTLERSTVVPSGADLDRLADLLNQAGGVTLLCGSGCAGAHDEVVAFADQLGAPTVHALRGKQYVEWDNPFDVGMTGLIGFSSGYHAMMSCDTLVMLGTDFPYRNFYPSHGNVVQIDRRGSALGKRAPLKLGLVGDVKATLQALMPKLKRKSDRRFLENARKHYADTRKDLDDLARPSDPGRAIHPQYLTSIVDKVANEDAVFSVDVGTPTLWAARYLTMNGKRTLHGSFNHGSMANAMPQALGAQAAEPGRQVISLSGDGGLSMLLGDLLTARQLNLPIKVVVFNNSTLGFVAMEMKAGGYLEAGTDLATTDFSAIARGAGIYGVRIELSENIEPALREAFAHPGPAVIDVVTAKHELAMPPKIQWAQAKGFSLYMLRAVLNGRGDEVVELATTNLR encoded by the coding sequence ATGGGTAAGCAGACTATCGCGGATTATCTGGCCAAAACACTGGCGGCGGCGGGCATCGAGCGAATCTGGGGCGTGACGGGCGACAGCCTGAACGGCCTGTCGGATAGCTTGCAACGCCTCGGTTCGATTCGCTGGATGCACACGCGCCACGAAGAAGTGGCCGCCTTCGCCGCCGGCGCCGATGCCGCCGCGACCGGCAAACTCGCCGTCTGCGCGGGAAGTTGCGGTCCCGGCAATCTGCACCTCATCAACGGCCTGTACGACTGTCATCGCAATCATCAGCCTGTGCTCGCGATTGCCGCGCACATTCCGTCCTCGGAAATCGGCCTCGGCTATTTTCAGGAAACCCATCCGCAAGAGTTGTTCAAGGAGTGCAGTCACTACGTCGAACTGGTGACGAATCCGTCGCAGTTTCCGCGTGTGCTGGCGCGCGCCATGCGCACCGCGATCGAAGAGCGCGGGGTTGCGGTGATCGTGCTGCCGGGCGATGTCGCGCTGGGTGAGGCGCCCGACGAAACGCCGGCATGGGCCGGCACGCTGGAACGTTCGACGGTGGTGCCGTCCGGGGCGGATCTCGACCGGCTCGCCGATCTGCTCAACCAGGCGGGCGGCGTGACGCTGCTGTGCGGCAGCGGCTGCGCCGGCGCGCACGATGAAGTGGTCGCCTTCGCCGATCAGCTCGGCGCGCCAACCGTGCATGCGCTGCGCGGCAAGCAATACGTGGAGTGGGACAACCCGTTCGATGTCGGCATGACCGGGCTGATCGGCTTCAGCTCCGGCTATCACGCGATGATGTCGTGCGACACGCTCGTGATGCTCGGCACCGATTTCCCGTATCGCAACTTCTATCCGTCGCACGGCAACGTGGTACAGATCGACCGGCGTGGTTCCGCGCTGGGCAAGCGCGCACCGTTGAAGCTCGGTCTGGTCGGCGATGTGAAGGCGACCTTGCAGGCGCTGATGCCGAAGCTCAAGCGCAAGAGCGACCGGCGCTTCCTCGAGAATGCGCGCAAGCACTACGCAGACACGCGCAAGGACCTCGACGATCTCGCGCGGCCGTCCGATCCGGGGCGCGCGATTCATCCGCAATACCTCACCAGCATCGTCGACAAGGTCGCCAACGAAGACGCGGTGTTCTCCGTCGACGTCGGCACGCCGACGCTCTGGGCCGCGCGTTATCTGACCATGAACGGCAAGCGCACGTTGCACGGTTCGTTCAATCACGGTTCGATGGCGAATGCGATGCCGCAAGCCCTGGGCGCGCAGGCGGCCGAGCCGGGCCGCCAGGTGATTTCGCTGTCGGGCGACGGTGGTCTGTCGATGCTGCTTGGCGACCTGCTCACCGCGCGCCAGCTCAATCTGCCGATCAAGGTCGTGGTGTTCAACAACAGCACGCTCGGTTTCGTCGCGATGGAGATGAAGGCGGGCGGCTATCTCGAGGCCGGCACCGATCTGGCTACGACCGATTTCTCGGCGATCGCGCGCGGCGCGGGAATCTACGGTGTCCGAATCGAACTGTCGGAGAACATCGAGCCGGCGTTGCGCGAGGCATTCGCGCATCCGGGGCCGGCGGTGATCGACGTGGTGACCGCCAAGCACGAGCTCGCGATGCCGCCGAAGATCCAATGGGCGCAGGCCAAGGGCTTCAGCCTGTATATGCTGCGGGCCGTGTTGAATGGCCGCGGCGACGAGGTCGTCGAGCTGGCGACCACGAATCTGCGCTGA
- a CDS encoding alpha/beta hydrolase, with product MSPKRLLCAATLCLCLTGAAAFAQTTAPAAAPAPTMAPSMAPAAEPADETGTEASAPEAPAPAPVAPAAPPAKAAAAPPPAAPMTGPVRNVVLVHGAFLDGSSWNGVVAKLQQKGYHVSSVQNPLTSLADDVAATRRVLARQDGPTILVGHSWGGVVITEAGANAPNVAGLVYVAAIAPDLHESTMDLMKRAAPAPVGAGIMKDSSGFLWLDRTKYHADFAADVPENLTRVLATAQVPIAATAFNETVSQVAWKEKPSWYVLTTRDRALSPDVEKFMADRMGAKIVPMASSHLVPVSHAGAIADVIDRAARELSRQQ from the coding sequence ATGTCGCCCAAACGTCTGCTTTGCGCCGCTACTTTGTGTCTCTGCTTGACGGGGGCCGCCGCATTCGCCCAAACGACCGCGCCCGCCGCGGCACCGGCGCCCACCATGGCACCGAGCATGGCGCCCGCTGCCGAGCCGGCCGACGAGACGGGCACGGAGGCAAGCGCGCCCGAAGCACCGGCGCCGGCGCCCGTGGCGCCCGCCGCACCACCCGCCAAGGCGGCCGCCGCGCCGCCTCCCGCCGCGCCCATGACCGGCCCGGTGCGCAACGTGGTGCTGGTGCACGGCGCGTTCCTCGACGGATCGAGCTGGAACGGCGTGGTCGCCAAACTGCAGCAGAAGGGCTATCACGTGAGTTCGGTGCAGAATCCGCTCACCTCACTCGCCGACGACGTTGCCGCGACCCGCCGCGTCCTCGCGCGTCAGGACGGCCCGACCATACTGGTGGGCCACTCGTGGGGCGGCGTGGTGATCACCGAGGCGGGCGCGAACGCGCCGAACGTCGCCGGCCTCGTGTATGTCGCGGCGATCGCGCCGGACCTGCATGAGTCGACCATGGATCTGATGAAGCGCGCCGCGCCGGCGCCTGTGGGCGCGGGCATCATGAAGGATTCGAGCGGCTTCCTCTGGCTCGACCGCACGAAATACCACGCTGACTTCGCCGCGGACGTCCCGGAGAATCTGACGCGCGTGCTGGCCACCGCGCAGGTGCCGATCGCCGCGACGGCCTTCAATGAGACGGTCAGCCAGGTCGCCTGGAAAGAAAAGCCATCGTGGTACGTGCTCACGACGCGCGACCGGGCGTTGTCGCCGGACGTCGAAAAATTCATGGCCGACCGGATGGGCGCTAAGATCGTGCCGATGGCGTCGAGCCACCTGGTGCCCGTGTCGCACGCGGGCGCGATCGCCGACGTGATCGATCGCGCGGCGCGCGAATTGAGCCGGCAGCAATAA